A genome region from Hydrogenoanaerobacterium saccharovorans includes the following:
- the ade gene encoding adenine deaminase, whose product MKYEQFAKLTQIALGKQKADLVLKNAGVVNVFSGEIITADVAISDGIIVGVGCYEGALEQDMSGKILCPGFIDSHLHFESTLVAPPELIANAVAFGTTTYIADPHESANVCGLRGVEYILKQTEQVPANVFVMMPSCVPSAVFEDNGCKLTAEHMKGFINHPRILGLGEVMDYRGVVTADKAMYEKLELFRHKILDGHAPFLQDFDLAAYSLAGIATDHECCNFEYAMKERRDGMQILIREGTAAKNLEAIVRGIVENNIDTNGFCFCTDDKHIEEIRREGHISHCIKKAISLGISPVHAIQMATINAATCYHLDGIGAIAPGYQADIVVLDDLEQVKISRVYHKGIAVSENTTPAKAEVLPCYGAIRESVHVAALDESSFVLNAEDKPFPVIVLIDGQILTKRIDAVLPEKDGKFIPNAEYNKIAVIERHKASGRIGIGAIKGFGIKGGAIASSVSHDCHNIIVAGDNDTDILLAVRELVRTQGGYAIAGGGKVVASLPLPVMGLMSDTGFEQVNSTLHSMVELAHNMGVNPNIDPFITLSFTALPVIPELRLTTRGIYDVQKEQFV is encoded by the coding sequence ATGAAATATGAGCAATTTGCAAAACTCACTCAGATTGCATTGGGAAAACAAAAAGCTGATTTAGTTTTGAAAAATGCCGGCGTTGTTAATGTATTTTCGGGCGAAATCATTACCGCGGATGTTGCAATTTCGGACGGAATCATTGTTGGTGTAGGTTGTTATGAAGGTGCGTTGGAACAAGACATGAGCGGTAAAATACTTTGCCCCGGCTTTATTGACTCGCACCTGCACTTTGAATCCACACTGGTAGCCCCCCCTGAACTGATTGCTAATGCCGTTGCATTTGGCACAACAACTTATATTGCCGACCCGCACGAGAGCGCAAATGTGTGCGGATTGAGGGGCGTTGAGTACATATTAAAGCAAACCGAACAAGTGCCCGCAAATGTATTTGTGATGATGCCGTCCTGTGTACCGTCTGCCGTATTTGAAGACAACGGCTGCAAACTTACAGCAGAGCATATGAAAGGATTTATAAATCACCCACGTATACTGGGGCTTGGTGAAGTAATGGATTACCGCGGTGTGGTAACGGCAGACAAAGCAATGTACGAAAAGTTGGAGTTGTTCCGCCATAAAATATTGGATGGACACGCTCCGTTTTTACAAGATTTTGACCTCGCCGCCTATTCACTGGCGGGTATTGCTACCGACCACGAGTGCTGTAACTTTGAATATGCAATGAAAGAACGCCGTGACGGAATGCAAATACTAATACGAGAAGGCACAGCGGCAAAAAATTTGGAGGCAATTGTTCGCGGTATTGTAGAAAACAACATTGACACCAACGGCTTTTGCTTTTGTACTGACGATAAGCATATTGAGGAGATACGGCGTGAAGGGCACATCAGCCATTGCATAAAAAAAGCGATCTCCCTTGGCATCTCTCCTGTGCATGCAATACAGATGGCAACAATCAACGCCGCAACATGTTATCATCTTGACGGCATCGGTGCCATTGCCCCGGGTTATCAAGCGGATATCGTTGTGCTGGACGATTTGGAGCAAGTGAAAATTTCACGCGTATATCACAAAGGTATTGCGGTAAGTGAAAACACCACACCTGCAAAGGCAGAAGTTCTACCTTGTTATGGTGCAATTCGCGAGAGCGTACATGTTGCTGCACTTGACGAAAGCAGCTTTGTACTGAATGCAGAAGATAAACCGTTCCCTGTAATCGTGTTGATTGATGGACAAATACTCACCAAGCGCATCGACGCCGTGCTGCCTGAAAAGGATGGCAAGTTTATTCCAAATGCAGAGTACAACAAGATTGCGGTAATCGAGCGCCACAAAGCAAGCGGGCGCATCGGTATCGGCGCAATAAAAGGCTTTGGTATCAAAGGCGGAGCGATTGCTTCCAGTGTATCGCACGACTGCCATAACATCATTGTTGCAGGTGATAACGACACTGATATATTGCTGGCTGTTCGCGAACTGGTACGTACTCAGGGCGGCTATGCGATTGCAGGCGGAGGTAAAGTAGTTGCCTCACTTCCATTGCCTGTCATGGGTTTAATGAGCGATACGGGATTTGAACAGGTAAACAGCACACTGCATAGCATGGTAGAGTTGGCGCATAACATGGGCGTCAACCCGAATATCGACCCATTTATTACACTCTCCTTTACCGCACTTCCAGTCATCCCCGAATTGAGGTTAACTACACGCGGAATTTATGATGTGCAAAAAGAACAGTTTGTGTGA